The DNA region TACTAGGTCCAAACTTAAAGCTTACTCGACGTTTTGGATCTGCTCGCGCATTTGCTCAATTAATACTTTTAATTCTACCGCTGCTGAAGTGATTTCTGCACTGATTGATTTTGAGGCTAAAGTATTTGATTCGCGGTTAAACTCTTGCATCATAAAGTCTAAGCGGCGGCCTTCGCTGCCACCTTTTTTAAGAATGCGACGAGCTTCTACTACGTGGGCTTCGAGGCGATCCATTTCTTCGGCGACATCTTGTTTTTGCGCCAGTAATACCATTTCTTGTTCAATACGAGCAGGATCTAATTCGCCAGCAATGTCTGCTAAGCGGTTAGTGAGTTTTTCACGTTGGTACTTCATTACGGTTGGCATGTGCTCACGAACAATGTTCACTTGTTCCATTACGCCGTCTAAGCGAGTCAGTAGCATGTCTTTAATGGCCTCACCTTCACGTCCACGGGCTTCGATAAATTGATCGATAGCACTGTCGAACGCTGTCATTAGCTCTGCGCCAATGCTGTCCATGTCTTGTTCGGCTGAGGCTAGCACGCCAGGCCAGCGTAATACGTCTGTTAGGCTGAGTTCGCCTTGACCTGCTTCTTGCTTTAACCAGTTGGCCGCATTAAGCAATTGTTTGGCTAGGTCTTGGTTTAGTTGTAATTCGTTGCTGCTGTTATCGGCGAGTTCATAACGCAAGTTCACTTCTACTTTTCCACGGTTAAGGCGTTTACGTAGACGATCGCGTAAGACAGGTTCAAAGCTGCGGAACTGCTCAGGTAGGCGCAGGTAGGTTTCTAGGTAGCGCTGGTTAACTGAACGGATTTCCCATGAGGCGGTGCCCCATTGTGCTTTGTGCTCGATACGAGCGTAGGCTGTCATGCTTTGGATCATGAAGTGTCCTATTATATTATTTCGCGAATGTGGGTTGATTATAGCTGTTTTAGGTGGTCAGATTAAAGGATTTGTCGATAGAATTATTGCTTATCTTGGCCTATATCAATTACATCGAGTGTTGAAGCACAACTGTTTAAGCAACAGATAGAGAATAGCGTGGGTTTGTCGTGGCATCTCACGGCATGAAGCTCTATAATATGCGCTCAAATATGATCTAAAATCGACTACAGGACTTTTCATGCGCCCAAGTAACCGTACACCAGCTCAAACTCGCCCTATCACTATTACGCGTTCTTTTACTGCACATGCTGAAGGCTCTGTTTTAGTTGAGTTTGGCGACACAAAAGTATTATGTACTGCCAGTTTCACCGAAGGCGTACCGCGTTTTCTTAAAGGTCAGGGCCAAGGTTGGGTCACTGCTGAATATGGTATGTTACCGCGTTCAACCCATAGCCGTATGGACCGTGAAGCGGCTCGTGGTAAGCAGTCTGGCCGTACCCAAGAAATTCAACGTTTAATTGGCCGTGCATTACGTGCCGCTGTAGACATGAAATTGTTAGGTGAAAACACCATCGTTATCGATTGTGATGTGATTCAAGCTGATGGCGGTACACGTACTGCTGCTATTACTGGTGCTTGTGTAGCATTGGTTGACGCACTTAATTGGGCTCGTGGTAAAGGCATTATTAAAGCTAACCCACTTAAGTTTTTAATTGCCGCAGTAAGCGTTGGTATTTTTGATGGCGAAGCGATCAGTGATTTAGAATACATTGAAGACAGTGCTGCAGAAACAGACATGAACGTAGTGATGACTGAAACCGGTAAAATTATTGAAATTCAAGGTACTGCAGAAGGCGAACCCTTTAGCCATGAAGAGTTACTTGAGTTGTTAGTGTTAGCTAAAAACAGTATTCGCGAAATTGTCGATGTACAGAAAGCCGCATTAAGTTAATATGCTGTTGAAAAATTAGGACCGATTACGGTCCTTTTTTTTAAGCTAAATTTTGATTATAGAGGAATAACCGTGAAAGCCTATCAACGCGAATTTATCGAGTTTGCCTTAGCCCGCCAAGTATTACGTTTTGGTGAGTTTACCCTTAAATCTGGCCGTACGAGTCCGTACTTTTTTAATGCTGGATTGTTTAATACCGGTAAAGACTTAGCACGCTTAGGTCGCTTTTACGCTGCGGCGTTAATGGATTCGGGTATTGAGTTCGATTTATTGTTTGGTCCGGCGTATAAAGGCATTCCGATTGCGACAACCACAGCCGTTGCTTTGTGCGATCATCACGATGTAGACATTCCATACTGTTTTAATCGCAAAGAAGCCAAAACTCACGGTGAAGGTGGCAGTTTGGTGGGCAGCGAGCTAAAAGGCAAAGTTATGCTGGTGGACGATGTGATCACCGCCGGTACGGCGATTCGTGAATCAATGGAAATCATTAATGCTCACAATGCACAGCTTGCAGGCGTGTTGATTGCATTAGATCGCCAAGAAAAAGGCAAGGGTGAGTTGTCGGCGATTCAAGAAGTTGAACGTGATTTTGGTTGTCAGATTGTGTCGATTATTAAGTTGGCCGATTTAATTAATTATCTGTCTGAAAAGCCGGGTATGGAAGCAGAGTTAGCATCCGTTAGTGCTTATCGTGAGCAATACGGGATTTAATATTTTATATTATTTTTCTTATTAATCATTATCAACAAAAAAGCAGCCTCTAGATTATTAAATTAGATGGCTGCTTTTTTTATTGGCTTGCGCGATGATTCAAACCTATTTTACAAGATGTAAAAACTCAGCGCGGGTTGCAGGGTTTGATTTAAAAATACCGCCCAATGCAGTGGTGGTAGTCGAGCTGGTTGAGTCCATCACGCCGCGGGATTTAACGCAGTAATGCACCGCATCCATTTTTACCGCTACGTCTTTGGTTTCTAATAAGGTTTGCAGTGCCACTAACACTTGTTGGGTTAGGCGCTCTTGTACTTGTGGACGTTGGGCAAAAAATCGCACGATTCGGTTTATTTTCGATAGACCGATAATTTTTGTGCGGGGTAAATAAGCGACAGTCGCGAATCCATCAATGGTTACTAAGTGATGTTCGCAGGTGCTGGTAAGACTGATGTCTTGTACACGCACCATTTCATCAACGCCCATTTTATTTTCGATAACAGTGATTTTAGGGAAGTTTTCGTAATCAAGCCCCGAGAAAATCTCATCAACATACATTTTTGCAATGCGGCGTGGAGTATCAGCCAAGCTGTCGTCGCTTAGATCGAGTGACATAAGGGTCAAAATTTCACGCATGTGATGTTCAATTTTGACTTTACGTTCTTCAGGCGTGAACGTTTTCGGCAGCATTGGGGTTTCAAGACCGAGATCTTTTAGTGCGGCTTGTACTTTTATTGCGGCTTCACTGAGTGCCATAAATCCTCCAACTACTCGACATTACTGTTTGTGTTAGCGTACGTTAAAACCCACTTTGGCGACCGCTAAGGGACGAGGAGAATAGCGCGATTTGCTGTAAATTAATACTGCAGGTAACAAAAAAGCCGACCCCGTTAGTCGGGTATCGGCTTTTTGTGTGTAAACGTTTAAGTGATAACTACTTTACGTTTAAGTTCTCTTTGATAAATGTGAGCATGATATCGTAATACTTAGCCCGATTTTCTGCGTTAAAGAAACCATGGCCTTCTTTTATCCAAATCTGTTTTTGGAATGGGTGTATTTATCTGGGGTTTATGGACAACAGTTGCAGCTTAATTATTCAGTTGAATTAAGCAGATATGGTCTTTAGATGATGTAAGATGTAGGGCCATATGGCAATTGTCATACAGCCCTAAATAGTTTAGCTTCTTAGCAATTGTTGCTGAATAAATGTCCATTGCTCATCAAAGTGTAGTGTTGGCTTTTGCTTGAATTCGCTACGAACAAATTGTGAAATACGCCCTTCGACAAAGGCCAACAATAGGTTGGCTAGTATGGCTTCATCGATGTTAAAGCCTACACCTTCACGTAATGTCTTTTCACGTAGAATTTGTTTTATTTGAGTTTCAATTTTGGCAAATAATGCGTCAATACGACTACGTAAACGTTCATTTTCACCCAGTAATGCATCGCCATTTAATACTCTGGAAATACCTGGATTACGTTCAGAAAATACCAGTAATAACTGCAGCACTAACTGACAGCGGGCCATGGTGTCTTTTTCTTCATCCATGATGAGGTTTAAGCGCGATAATATCGCATCTTCAATAAATTCGATTAAGCCTTCGAACATCCGCGCTTTACTTGGGAAATGACGGTATAGCGCGGCTTCTGATACACCAACTTCAGCGGCAAGCTTTGCGGTGGTAATGCGTTGACCAGGACTGGTTTCAAGCATTTGTGCCAAGCATTGTAAAATATGCTCGCGGCGATTTATTTTAGGGCTTTCAGCCATTATGTGTTCCTTGGCTCAGTGACTACTTGAAAAGGTTATTTGGTTCCTGAGTGACCAAATCCGCCTTCTCCACGATCTGAGCTTTTAAACTCATCCACTAGGGTAAATGTTGCCTGTACAACGGGTACAAACATCAATTGGGCTAAACGATCGCCTATTTCGAGTGTGAATGGCTTATCACTTCGGTTCCAACATGACACCATTAACGGTCCTTGGTAATCGGAGTCAATTAAACCCACTAAGTTACCCAGTACGATGCCATGCTTATGACCCATACCTGAGCGCGGTAAAATCACCGCTGCAAGGCTTGGGTCGGCTACATGAACAGCTATGCCTGTTGGAATTAATACGGTTTGGCCTGGTTCAATGACCATGGTGGTGTCGGTCATAGCACGTAAGTCCATGCCTGCACTACCTGGGGTAGCATAAGCTGGCAATGGAAATTCACTGCCAATACGCGAGTCGAGAATTTTTAGTTCAATGGGTGTTTTCATGATTTTTTTAGTTGTTGTTCTATCAATGTGAGTAATTGGCGCGCCAGAGTCAGTTTATCTGTTGCGGGCAGTTGTTGGCTGCCATCTTGCCAAAAAACCTGTAATGCATTGCTATCGGCATTAAAGCCTAAGCCTTGAATAGAGACATCGTTCGCGGCGATCATATCAAGCTTTTTACGTTGCAGTTTACCGCGAGCGTATTGCTCTACATCGTTAGTTTCAGCAGCAAAACCGACAGTGAAAGGTCGGATAGTGTGCTGGGCTACCGCGGCTAAGATATCAGGATTACGCACTAGTGCAAGCTGCATTTGTTCCGCTGACTTTTTGATTTTTTGCTGGGCAACATCGGCAATTCGATAATCTGCGACTGCGGCGCAACCAATAAAAATATCATGTTGTTCAACCTGTCCCATCACTGCGTCGAGCATTTGTTGTGCTGAATCAACATCAATACGGGTGACGCCAGCCGGTGTGACTAAATTAACTGGGCCAGACACTAATGTTACCTTGGCACCCATTTCTGCCGCTGCTTGGGCTAAAGAAAAGCCCATTTTCCCCGAACTGTGATTAGAAATATAACGCACAGGATCTATGGCTTCGCGCGTTGGGCCTGCTGTAATCAGGACTTGATGACCTTGCAAGGTTTTAGGACCAAAAAATTGTACTAGTTGCTCGGCAATGGCGACAGGTTCTTGCATACGCCCAGGACCAACTTCGCCACAGGCTTGGCTACCTGAGGCTGGCTGCCAAATAGTGAGACCTTTGCGAGCTAAATTAGCCATGTTTTCTTGGGTGGCGATGTTTTGGTACATTTGTTGATTCATTGCAGGACAGACAATGACGGGAGCGCTGGTTGCTAAACACGTTGTTGTTAATAAGTCATCTGCCATACCTGCATTGATACGCGCCATTAAGTTAGCCGTAGCAGGTGCGAGTAGAACAACGTCAGCCCAGCGTGCTAGCTCAATATGACCCATAGCAGCTTCTGCAGCTGGATCGAGCAAATCAGAGGCTACAGGATGGCCTGAGAGCGCTTGTATGGTGAGTGGAGTAATAAACTCCATGGCGCTTTGAGTCATAATGACGCGCACATCAGCACCGCGCTCTTTTAAACGGCGGATTAGGTCCGCACTTTTGTATGCGGCAATGCCGCCTGCAATTCCAAGTAATACTTTTTTATTTGTCAGCATGATGCACATTATCCGACTCAAATATAATTGCGGCTAACAATATCACAAACTTGTGACAAGTTGCGTCGATCCAATCTCAAAAATATCGACCATACTGTGTAATCAATTCGAACTCTGTTTTTGAAAAAGGCAACAACCCGTTAATGGTGAAGTGGTAGCTCATCCGGTGTTGTATTTGTTAATAGAGCCGATTTAATGCGTGTATTTTCGTTTCACATTGAATATAAGGGACATTCATGGGGATTAAAGATTGGCCACAAGGAGAAGGGCCGCGAGAAAAGTTATTGCTTAAAGGTGCTGGGCATCTTTCCGATGCTGAATTACTCGCTGTGTTACTTCGCAATGGTTTAGCAGGGCAAAATGCGGTGGATTTGGCTCGAGAGATGATAAATCAGTTTGGCGGTTTGCGTAGTTTACTTACCGCATCGAAAACACAAGTATGCAAATTAGCCGGTGTTGGACCGGTAAAATATGCTCAATTACAAGCCGCAGCCGAAATTTCTAAGCGAATAGCTCATGAAAATCTACAAAGAGGGCAAATTTTGACAAATCCTGATTTAACTCGGGACTATTTAATGAGACAATTAGCTGACCGATCCTATGAAGTGTTCGCCTTACTATTGTTGGATACCCAACATAGAGTCATTCAATTTGTAGAATTATTTCGTGGCACCATCGATTCCGCTTCTGTTTATCCTCGCGAGGTAGTTAGCCTTGTTTTGGAGAAAAAAGCCGCTGCGGTGATAGTGTGTCACAATCATCCGTCTGGCATTGCAGAGCCAAGTCAGGCTGATCGGCGAATAACTGAGCGAATAAAAAATGCATTGGCAACCATAGATGTTTCTTTGTTAGATCATATGGTTGTAGGTGATCAGGAGATAGTCTCCTTTGCCGAGCGAGGATGGATTGTATAAACACTGCTTGATCTTCTATGGTCAATCGTGTATAAAATGCGCCCTCTTTGTGCCTCGGGCGACGGCCATACGAGGCACATTAATGCTCGAGCGTTAAAAATTTGTTTTTGGAGAAGATTGACATGTCAAGAGTATGCCAAGTAACTGGCAAGAAGCCAATGGTTGGTAACAACCGTTCGCACGCTAAAAATTCGACTCGTCGTCGTTTTTTACCTAACCTACAAAACCACCGTTTTTGGTTAGAAGAAGAAAAACGCTTCGTACAACTACGCGTATCTACTAAAGGTATACGTATTATCGATAAGAAAGGTATTGAAGTTGTTGTTGCTGAACTTCGTGCCCGTGGCGAGAAGGTATAATAGAAAATGGCTAAATCTAAAGGTAATCGTGAGAAGATCAAATTAGTATCTAGTGCTAAAACTGGTCACTTCTACACTACTGAAAAGAACAAGCGTAACATGCCTGAGAAAATGGAAATCAAGAAATTTGATCCAGTTATTCGTCAGCACGTTATCTATAAAGAAGCTAAAATCAAGTAATTGATTTTTGACTCTTAAAAAAGCCCCTTAATTGGGGCTTTTTTTATGCCTGTTTAAAAGTAGTCTATACTGAATAGAATGATTAATATGTTTGTGAAGTTGTATTCTAACTAATTGAATCATAAATATGTTCAGTTAGTTTACTCATGCAGTACCGCATTAATCTGATGGTATTTTAATAGACATTATTTTCGCATTGTTAACGTGTAATAATGTTTACATATTGCTGAGTATGTGTGATTTTTGTGTAATGCAAATATTATAAATTAATGCGTAAAATATGATTAAGTGCTAAAGCGAGCTAACTTTTTGGCTGTAATGATTTTTTAATATAAAAATGAGATAATTTATTTCTTCACAAGTGAAATAAAATGCTTTAAAAGTGAATTAAAATGCAATAATATCTTTGGGTACACCAAATGAATAAAACAACCGGTTATGTGACATGTTTTGTCATAGCCATTATTGAACATCAAATTTAATACCGAGGTAACGTTGCCTGTGAGAACCACTGAATTGGTTGATGGATTTCGTCATTCTGCTCCTTATGTTAATGCTCATAGAGGTAAAACTTTTGTCGTCATGTTAGGTGGCGAGGCATTAGCACATCCACAATTTCGCGGCATTTTAAATGATGTGGCGATGTTGCATTCACTTGGGATAGAGGTGGTATTGGTTTATGGTGCACGACCGCAAATAGATGCAGGGTTAAAGATTGCTGGAATTGAACCGGCTTATCACAATGGTATTCGTATTACCGATGAAGAAACCTTAAAGATTATTAAACAGGTTGCAGGAGCCACTCAATTTGATATTACCGCAAGGATGTCAATGAGCTTAGGTAATACGCCGATGCAAAATGCCCAAATCAATTTAGTGAGTGGTAATTTTGTAATTGCCCAACCGTTGGGGGTCGATGACGGTGTCGATTTTTGTTTAAGTGGTAAAGTTCGTCGTATTGATGCGCTAGGATTACGTCGTCAGTTAGACAATAACGGTATTGTGTTAATGGGACCTATTGCCGCTTCTGTTACGGGCGAAAGCTTTAATCTCACCGCTGAAGAAGTGGCAACCCAAGTCGCGATTAAGTTAAAGGCCGATAAAATTATTGGTTTTAGTGATACTAACGGAATTATTGGCAAAAAAGGCGAGGTGATTGCTGAGTTAATGCCAGATGAAGTTGAAGAAATGCTTCAAAGTATGGCTGACGATGATCATACTTCAGTGTCAACAATGGCTTTTTTAAAAGCAAGCGTCGAAGCTTGTCGCCGAGGT from Shewanella polaris includes:
- a CDS encoding YicC/YloC family endoribonuclease; the protein is MIQSMTAYARIEHKAQWGTASWEIRSVNQRYLETYLRLPEQFRSFEPVLRDRLRKRLNRGKVEVNLRYELADNSSNELQLNQDLAKQLLNAANWLKQEAGQGELSLTDVLRWPGVLASAEQDMDSIGAELMTAFDSAIDQFIEARGREGEAIKDMLLTRLDGVMEQVNIVREHMPTVMKYQREKLTNRLADIAGELDPARIEQEMVLLAQKQDVAEEMDRLEAHVVEARRILKKGGSEGRRLDFMMQEFNRESNTLASKSISAEITSAAVELKVLIEQMREQIQNVE
- the rph gene encoding ribonuclease PH; translated protein: MRPSNRTPAQTRPITITRSFTAHAEGSVLVEFGDTKVLCTASFTEGVPRFLKGQGQGWVTAEYGMLPRSTHSRMDREAARGKQSGRTQEIQRLIGRALRAAVDMKLLGENTIVIDCDVIQADGGTRTAAITGACVALVDALNWARGKGIIKANPLKFLIAAVSVGIFDGEAISDLEYIEDSAAETDMNVVMTETGKIIEIQGTAEGEPFSHEELLELLVLAKNSIREIVDVQKAALS
- the pyrE gene encoding orotate phosphoribosyltransferase, which codes for MKAYQREFIEFALARQVLRFGEFTLKSGRTSPYFFNAGLFNTGKDLARLGRFYAAALMDSGIEFDLLFGPAYKGIPIATTTAVALCDHHDVDIPYCFNRKEAKTHGEGGSLVGSELKGKVMLVDDVITAGTAIRESMEIINAHNAQLAGVLIALDRQEKGKGELSAIQEVERDFGCQIVSIIKLADLINYLSEKPGMEAELASVSAYREQYGI
- the folE gene encoding GTP cyclohydrolase I FolE encodes the protein MALSEAAIKVQAALKDLGLETPMLPKTFTPEERKVKIEHHMREILTLMSLDLSDDSLADTPRRIAKMYVDEIFSGLDYENFPKITVIENKMGVDEMVRVQDISLTSTCEHHLVTIDGFATVAYLPRTKIIGLSKINRIVRFFAQRPQVQERLTQQVLVALQTLLETKDVAVKMDAVHYCVKSRGVMDSTSSTTTTALGGIFKSNPATRAEFLHLVK
- the slmA gene encoding nucleoid occlusion factor SlmA, giving the protein MAESPKINRREHILQCLAQMLETSPGQRITTAKLAAEVGVSEAALYRHFPSKARMFEGLIEFIEDAILSRLNLIMDEEKDTMARCQLVLQLLLVFSERNPGISRVLNGDALLGENERLRSRIDALFAKIETQIKQILREKTLREGVGFNIDEAILANLLLAFVEGRISQFVRSEFKQKPTLHFDEQWTFIQQQLLRS
- the dut gene encoding dUTP diphosphatase, producing MKTPIELKILDSRIGSEFPLPAYATPGSAGMDLRAMTDTTMVIEPGQTVLIPTGIAVHVADPSLAAVILPRSGMGHKHGIVLGNLVGLIDSDYQGPLMVSCWNRSDKPFTLEIGDRLAQLMFVPVVQATFTLVDEFKSSDRGEGGFGHSGTK
- the coaBC gene encoding bifunctional phosphopantothenoylcysteine decarboxylase/phosphopantothenate--cysteine ligase CoaBC is translated as MMLTNKKVLLGIAGGIAAYKSADLIRRLKERGADVRVIMTQSAMEFITPLTIQALSGHPVASDLLDPAAEAAMGHIELARWADVVLLAPATANLMARINAGMADDLLTTTCLATSAPVIVCPAMNQQMYQNIATQENMANLARKGLTIWQPASGSQACGEVGPGRMQEPVAIAEQLVQFFGPKTLQGHQVLITAGPTREAIDPVRYISNHSSGKMGFSLAQAAAEMGAKVTLVSGPVNLVTPAGVTRIDVDSAQQMLDAVMGQVEQHDIFIGCAAVADYRIADVAQQKIKKSAEQMQLALVRNPDILAAVAQHTIRPFTVGFAAETNDVEQYARGKLQRKKLDMIAANDVSIQGLGFNADSNALQVFWQDGSQQLPATDKLTLARQLLTLIEQQLKKS
- the radC gene encoding RadC family protein, with translation MGIKDWPQGEGPREKLLLKGAGHLSDAELLAVLLRNGLAGQNAVDLAREMINQFGGLRSLLTASKTQVCKLAGVGPVKYAQLQAAAEISKRIAHENLQRGQILTNPDLTRDYLMRQLADRSYEVFALLLLDTQHRVIQFVELFRGTIDSASVYPREVVSLVLEKKAAAVIVCHNHPSGIAEPSQADRRITERIKNALATIDVSLLDHMVVGDQEIVSFAERGWIV
- the rpmB gene encoding 50S ribosomal protein L28; the encoded protein is MSRVCQVTGKKPMVGNNRSHAKNSTRRRFLPNLQNHRFWLEEEKRFVQLRVSTKGIRIIDKKGIEVVVAELRARGEKV
- the rpmG gene encoding 50S ribosomal protein L33 — translated: MAKSKGNREKIKLVSSAKTGHFYTTEKNKRNMPEKMEIKKFDPVIRQHVIYKEAKIK
- the argA gene encoding amino-acid N-acetyltransferase, with the protein product MRTTELVDGFRHSAPYVNAHRGKTFVVMLGGEALAHPQFRGILNDVAMLHSLGIEVVLVYGARPQIDAGLKIAGIEPAYHNGIRITDEETLKIIKQVAGATQFDITARMSMSLGNTPMQNAQINLVSGNFVIAQPLGVDDGVDFCLSGKVRRIDALGLRRQLDNNGIVLMGPIAASVTGESFNLTAEEVATQVAIKLKADKIIGFSDTNGIIGKKGEVIAELMPDEVEEMLQSMADDDHTSVSTMAFLKASVEACRRGVPRCHLVSYLEDGALLQELFSREGIGTQIVTQSAERLRRATIGDIGGILNLIRPLEEQGILVRRSREQLEMEIEQFMLVERDNLVIGCAALYPFEEDNAGEFACLVVHPDYRDADRGSVLLNNIIGQARTRGYSRLFALTTRSIHWFLEHGFSIVDVDELPNKKKQLYNYHRRSKILALDL